In a genomic window of Siphonobacter curvatus:
- a CDS encoding chloride channel protein encodes MNEWEIRLRKYLKRVSRSTGVQKINHWLIAHNLSTAPLRAAPLWIASVLVGLMAVGYEKVFAFVEHTGMHWYQNHPYLIFLTTPLCFCGAWLLTHYLAPTASGSGIPQLMAAVDLAETKAHWKVDKLLSLRIALVKVASNLVLLLGGGATGREGPTLQIAGSIFETIYRLVPETWNKVSQRVMIVTGGAAGLAAAFNTPLGGIVYVVEELTKAHLAVFRTAVLSSVIIAGITSQFLLGPYLFLGFPKITRLPLESIWLVIGIAFVTGLAGSAFTKLLLLISSLRKRFPGLTRQLVFVTGLGLLFATIVFFSGVQAMGSGKELINQALFEGTEHIAWYAFPVRFIGNALSFSAGGAAGIFATSLSSGAMLSSLLLEYVIPVQAQHHNLLILVGMIGFLTGVTRTPFTSAILVLEMTDRHSAIFYFLLAGIIANVAASLILRHSFYEIRKEEFLTQPA; translated from the coding sequence TTGAATGAATGGGAGATACGCTTACGAAAGTATCTCAAACGCGTCAGCCGCAGTACGGGTGTACAAAAAATCAATCACTGGCTGATTGCACATAATCTGTCTACGGCACCTTTGCGAGCCGCTCCTTTGTGGATCGCTTCGGTTTTAGTCGGATTAATGGCGGTAGGGTACGAAAAAGTATTTGCTTTCGTCGAGCATACGGGTATGCACTGGTACCAAAATCACCCGTATCTAATCTTTTTGACGACGCCTCTCTGTTTTTGCGGAGCCTGGTTGCTCACGCATTACCTCGCTCCAACGGCTTCGGGCAGTGGTATTCCGCAGCTCATGGCCGCTGTAGATCTGGCCGAAACGAAGGCTCACTGGAAAGTAGATAAATTACTCAGCCTCCGCATTGCACTGGTAAAAGTGGCGAGCAATCTGGTACTGCTCCTCGGCGGGGGTGCCACCGGACGGGAAGGCCCAACGCTTCAGATTGCCGGGTCCATTTTTGAAACCATTTACCGGCTTGTACCCGAAACCTGGAATAAAGTCTCGCAACGGGTCATGATCGTGACGGGAGGAGCGGCCGGACTAGCGGCGGCGTTTAACACGCCGCTCGGTGGTATTGTATACGTAGTCGAGGAATTAACCAAAGCCCATCTCGCCGTTTTCCGAACGGCTGTCCTTAGCTCCGTGATCATTGCGGGGATAACGAGTCAGTTTTTGCTGGGTCCGTATCTGTTTCTGGGCTTTCCAAAAATTACTCGGCTGCCGTTAGAGTCGATCTGGCTGGTCATTGGCATTGCCTTTGTTACAGGACTGGCGGGTTCGGCCTTTACCAAGCTATTACTGCTGATTTCTTCCCTGCGAAAACGTTTTCCGGGCCTGACCCGACAACTCGTATTCGTAACCGGACTGGGTCTACTGTTTGCGACGATCGTTTTTTTCTCGGGGGTACAGGCCATGGGTTCGGGAAAAGAATTGATTAATCAGGCCTTGTTTGAAGGCACGGAGCATATTGCCTGGTACGCTTTTCCGGTTCGATTTATTGGCAATGCCCTGTCGTTTTCGGCGGGTGGAGCGGCGGGTATTTTTGCCACGTCCTTGTCTTCCGGAGCCATGCTCAGCTCCCTGTTGCTGGAATATGTCATTCCCGTTCAGGCTCAGCACCATAATTTACTCATTCTGGTGGGTATGATTGGTTTCCTGACGGGCGTGACGCGTACGCCCTTTACTTCGGCCATCCTGGTACTGGAGATGACGGATCGGCATTCGGCTATCTTTTATTTCCTGCTGGCGGGCATCATTGCCAATGTGGCGGCTAGCTTAATTCTGCGTCATTCGTTTTACGAAATCCGAAAAGAGGAATTTTTAACCCAGCCCGCTTAA
- a CDS encoding RagB/SusD family nutrient uptake outer membrane protein: MRVYTLIFVAIWTLASCQKLGEYNPAGLPVEGVLTDKAGLEGAINGCYTDLYFFHGKVDLIGPTEAGTDSWVNVGNNDIGLLLYNNTLNTTTGTVRVIWNGLYSLVNYCNTAINYSKNVKGYASQAELDAKIAEAYFIRAYANFNLVEQFGNVTLSKTSAAEGSVELSPVRNTEAEFYDSIISDLKFACEHLPYTQSLRGRVSKKAAYGLLAKVYLQRTRLGEKETYARLALETAEQLINNAATFRCALYLSDASRSGFSKLWDGANNKTNTESLFLQAIDPTSGLNPEQYNRGRTRQYYLPELGGRGAEWGTRETSVLYGRANSRYYKPSKYLLTTIFEPQENTPDTRFKETFTYKFYANANKTITAAMATAYRKDPSVVGKVILGTTAPYTSPFLPVTTQLEEETNMTNDQGLAVFTPNWTIDETTKSKLPYLIADPSDLFDTGTGNYKTTAQIPANYPNLINIYPAMRKFSSKPFAYTNQYWMGDIPIIRLGDIYLVAAEAALYLNNQAKATDYVNTIRKRAAQTSRESEITVTPNQVTLDFLVNERARELTGEHWRWYDLKRMGKLTKSYLQSTNPIVSVDFNESRHTVRPIPQSFLDAISNAADYGSNGY, from the coding sequence ATGCGAGTATATACACTGATTTTCGTAGCCATCTGGACACTCGCCTCCTGCCAGAAATTGGGCGAATACAACCCCGCCGGCTTACCCGTGGAAGGGGTACTGACGGACAAAGCGGGCCTGGAGGGAGCCATCAACGGCTGTTACACTGATCTGTACTTTTTTCATGGAAAAGTGGACCTGATCGGCCCTACCGAAGCGGGTACGGATAGTTGGGTGAACGTCGGTAACAATGACATTGGGCTTTTGCTGTACAACAACACCCTCAACACGACGACGGGTACCGTTCGGGTGATCTGGAACGGCCTGTATTCGCTGGTGAACTACTGTAACACAGCCATTAACTACTCGAAGAATGTAAAAGGCTATGCATCGCAGGCGGAGCTGGACGCCAAAATTGCCGAAGCGTACTTCATTCGGGCGTATGCCAATTTTAACCTCGTCGAGCAGTTCGGTAACGTAACCCTGTCAAAGACATCAGCGGCTGAGGGGAGCGTAGAGCTGAGCCCGGTACGGAATACCGAAGCGGAATTTTACGATTCCATTATTTCCGATTTGAAATTCGCCTGTGAGCACTTGCCTTATACGCAGTCCCTTCGCGGTCGGGTCAGTAAGAAAGCCGCTTACGGATTATTGGCGAAAGTGTATCTGCAACGCACCCGTCTGGGCGAAAAAGAAACCTACGCCCGTCTGGCCCTGGAAACGGCCGAACAACTCATCAATAACGCGGCAACGTTCCGTTGTGCCCTGTATCTGAGCGACGCCAGCCGTTCGGGTTTCAGCAAATTGTGGGACGGAGCCAATAACAAAACCAACACCGAGTCGCTGTTCCTCCAAGCCATTGATCCTACCTCAGGCCTGAACCCAGAGCAGTACAACCGGGGCCGTACGCGACAGTACTACCTGCCGGAATTGGGTGGTCGGGGTGCCGAATGGGGTACCCGCGAAACCAGCGTCTTGTACGGACGGGCCAACTCCCGCTATTACAAACCCAGCAAGTACCTGCTCACCACTATTTTCGAGCCGCAGGAAAACACACCGGACACGCGGTTCAAAGAGACGTTTACGTATAAGTTTTACGCCAACGCGAACAAAACGATTACCGCCGCCATGGCTACGGCATACCGGAAAGATCCGTCCGTGGTTGGGAAGGTTATTCTGGGTACTACGGCCCCCTACACCAGTCCCTTCCTGCCCGTTACGACGCAACTGGAAGAAGAAACCAACATGACCAACGATCAGGGGCTGGCCGTCTTTACGCCGAACTGGACGATTGATGAAACGACCAAAAGTAAACTACCATACCTGATAGCCGACCCGAGCGATTTGTTTGATACCGGTACGGGCAATTATAAAACGACGGCTCAGATTCCGGCCAACTACCCGAACCTGATTAACATTTACCCGGCGATGCGGAAGTTTTCGAGCAAGCCATTTGCCTACACGAATCAATACTGGATGGGTGACATTCCGATTATCCGTTTGGGCGACATTTATTTGGTTGCCGCTGAAGCTGCCCTCTACCTCAACAACCAGGCGAAAGCGACGGATTACGTCAACACCATTCGCAAACGGGCTGCCCAAACCAGTCGCGAAAGTGAAATCACGGTAACGCCTAATCAGGTCACGCTGGATTTCCTGGTAAACGAACGGGCCCGCGAACTAACCGGCGAGCACTGGCGATGGTATGACCTAAAACGGATGGGTAAACTGACCAAGTCGTACCTGCAATCGACGAATCCCATCGTGAGCGTTGATTTCAACGAATCCAGACATACCGTACGACCTATTCCACAAAGCTTTCTGGATGCCATCAGTAACGCAGCGGATTACGGATCAAATGGATACTAA
- a CDS encoding SusC/RagA family TonB-linked outer membrane protein produces the protein MTRQPNATLRDVLMQLKSTYRINIIFEDRLVQLPVDPAVVDRKRSLEENLTRLLQPNALGFKKISDGVYMIVRNRKLQEQTSTSPEKTTVPIGTPTLAALAEVVELPKAPQDRQIQGTVKDEKGEALPGVSIIVKGTTRGTNSDVQGEFKLSIPDGEVTLILSFVGYKSQELLVGNQTVLNVSLQPEPSALDEVVVIGYGTTRRKDLTGSVSSVKAADITLSPVTNPVEALQGRVAGLDIERGSGRAGTTPNILLRGNRSISGGQTPLYLIDGVPGNINALNPNDIENIDVLKDAAATSIYGVAGANGVIIVTTKKAKAGKLQIDVDSYYGINGFARFPKPLTGNRWIQYQKDRYFTERGTYTDNLVDLVSSVEVRNLVEQGRWVNWVDETLKTGVQQNHFVSLRGGTDKVQAYLSMGYIGEKGIYQFDEAKILNLRTGMDLKFSKLFKAGIQTVLTARNTDATASRVNKAYSVAPVGEAYNEDGTVRLRPLGESNSTISPIANYAPGVYVDNSKSLNVNIYPYVELTPLDNLTIRSNLGLTASGSRDGFFQSERAYNPASEGRVNKEASYSNGFGYSYIWETYATYNLNLPKDHQLTATAITSMAKTQTETSNISVNGLDFDYYQFYNTGAANTVSNRSTSYSETSRMSYAGRLHYSYRSKYLLTLSNRWDGASQLYRNWASFPSVSVAWRASDEKFMEGVKTWIDDLKVRFSYGVTGNNNISPYQSISEMVSKTAGSNLSLGGSSILPIYVLKQALGNPDLTWEKSYTTNFGTDFSLFNGRIDLTADLYRTRTDGVLYKRNLPSTAGGFDAKNLYTKVLNIAKTQNEGLELTASFRTMAKKDFQWNTTVTFTAAREKLVSIDLGNAQSATSLISENLFVGSPLRTFYDYKKTGIWQTADSAQARLYGAKPGDIRLQTVPRVNANGESDNGVHAYSAADRMIVGSANPRWLMGIQNSFAYKNFDLTLFVNMRFGHTINATGLGYWNTISQPETYNYWTPTNPTNDFPQPGSAFSNTFVSALNYVDGSYVKVKNITLGYTLPKPLQNTLGLSRMRFYGTIYNPLIFTRSPLLKGFDPESGGSDSFPLFKQIIMGVNLSF, from the coding sequence ATGACCCGCCAACCCAACGCTACCCTGCGGGATGTATTAATGCAGCTAAAGAGCACCTACCGGATCAACATCATTTTTGAAGATCGCCTGGTGCAATTGCCCGTCGATCCAGCGGTAGTGGATCGCAAACGTTCCCTCGAAGAAAACCTGACGCGACTACTGCAACCCAATGCCCTCGGCTTCAAAAAAATAAGCGACGGGGTATACATGATTGTACGCAACCGCAAGCTACAGGAACAGACCTCCACTTCCCCTGAAAAAACCACAGTTCCCATCGGTACGCCCACACTCGCTGCCCTAGCCGAGGTAGTAGAGTTACCCAAAGCTCCCCAAGATCGCCAGATTCAGGGAACGGTCAAGGACGAAAAAGGTGAAGCACTGCCGGGGGTCAGCATCATCGTGAAAGGCACGACGCGGGGTACCAACTCCGACGTACAGGGGGAGTTCAAGCTGAGTATTCCCGACGGCGAAGTCACGCTGATTCTATCTTTTGTGGGGTATAAAAGCCAGGAGTTGCTGGTAGGCAATCAGACCGTACTGAATGTTTCCCTGCAACCCGAACCCAGTGCTCTGGACGAAGTAGTGGTCATCGGTTACGGTACCACTCGCCGAAAAGACCTCACCGGTTCCGTTTCCAGCGTGAAAGCTGCCGACATCACCCTAAGTCCGGTAACAAATCCCGTGGAAGCCCTGCAGGGCCGCGTGGCGGGTCTGGATATTGAACGGGGCAGCGGCCGGGCTGGAACTACGCCCAACATTCTCTTACGCGGGAACCGCTCCATTTCCGGGGGACAAACGCCGCTGTATCTGATCGACGGCGTACCGGGAAATATTAATGCCCTGAATCCCAATGATATTGAAAACATTGATGTGCTGAAAGACGCGGCGGCTACGTCCATCTATGGGGTTGCCGGAGCCAATGGGGTCATCATCGTTACCACCAAAAAGGCCAAAGCGGGCAAATTACAGATTGACGTCGACAGTTATTACGGCATCAACGGCTTCGCCCGTTTTCCCAAACCGCTTACCGGCAACCGCTGGATTCAGTACCAGAAAGACCGCTATTTTACCGAACGGGGCACCTATACCGATAACCTCGTCGATCTGGTTTCGTCCGTGGAAGTGCGTAATCTGGTCGAGCAGGGCCGCTGGGTAAACTGGGTGGATGAAACGCTTAAAACCGGGGTTCAGCAAAACCACTTCGTTTCCCTGCGGGGCGGCACGGACAAAGTGCAGGCTTATTTGTCCATGGGTTACATCGGAGAAAAGGGGATTTACCAATTCGACGAAGCCAAGATTCTCAACCTGCGTACGGGCATGGACCTGAAGTTCAGCAAGCTGTTCAAAGCCGGGATTCAAACCGTACTGACGGCCCGCAATACCGATGCCACCGCCAGCCGGGTGAACAAAGCGTATAGTGTAGCTCCCGTAGGTGAAGCGTACAATGAAGACGGCACCGTTCGACTCCGGCCCCTGGGTGAAAGCAACTCTACCATCAGCCCCATTGCCAATTATGCTCCCGGCGTGTACGTAGACAATTCCAAAAGCCTGAATGTCAATATTTATCCCTACGTCGAATTAACGCCCCTCGATAACCTGACCATCCGGTCCAACCTGGGTTTGACGGCCTCGGGTTCTCGGGATGGCTTTTTCCAGAGCGAACGAGCCTATAATCCGGCATCGGAAGGACGGGTCAACAAGGAAGCGAGTTACTCCAACGGCTTTGGCTATTCGTACATCTGGGAAACTTACGCAACCTACAACTTGAATCTACCCAAAGACCATCAGTTAACCGCCACGGCGATCACTTCGATGGCAAAGACGCAGACGGAAACGTCCAATATTTCAGTTAACGGCCTGGATTTTGATTACTATCAGTTTTACAACACCGGAGCCGCCAATACCGTCAGCAACCGTTCAACAAGCTATTCGGAAACCAGCCGGATGTCGTACGCTGGACGTTTGCACTACAGCTATCGGAGTAAGTATCTGCTGACCTTATCCAATCGCTGGGACGGGGCTTCGCAGTTGTACCGCAACTGGGCGTCCTTCCCTTCGGTGTCGGTAGCCTGGCGGGCCAGTGATGAAAAATTCATGGAAGGCGTCAAGACCTGGATCGATGATCTGAAAGTTCGCTTCAGCTACGGGGTTACGGGGAATAATAACATTTCGCCGTACCAAAGCATTTCGGAAATGGTATCCAAAACGGCGGGGTCCAACCTGTCGCTGGGCGGTTCGAGTATTTTGCCCATCTACGTGCTGAAACAGGCCTTAGGCAATCCGGATCTTACCTGGGAAAAGTCGTATACCACCAACTTTGGCACCGATTTCTCCCTATTCAACGGCAGAATTGACCTGACGGCCGACCTCTACCGGACGCGTACGGATGGGGTGTTGTACAAACGCAATTTACCTTCGACGGCCGGTGGCTTCGACGCGAAAAACCTGTACACAAAAGTGCTGAATATTGCCAAAACGCAGAATGAGGGCTTAGAACTGACTGCCTCTTTCCGTACGATGGCAAAGAAGGATTTTCAATGGAACACCACCGTAACCTTTACGGCCGCCCGTGAAAAGCTGGTTAGTATTGATTTGGGAAACGCTCAGAGTGCCACTTCGCTCATCTCGGAAAACCTTTTCGTTGGCTCGCCGCTTCGCACCTTTTACGATTACAAGAAAACGGGCATCTGGCAAACAGCGGATAGTGCTCAGGCCCGCCTGTACGGAGCTAAACCCGGTGATATTCGGCTGCAAACCGTCCCGCGAGTCAATGCCAATGGCGAATCCGACAACGGGGTACATGCCTATTCAGCCGCCGATCGGATGATTGTGGGCAGTGCGAACCCCCGGTGGCTCATGGGGATTCAGAATTCGTTTGCTTATAAAAACTTTGATCTCACTCTATTCGTCAACATGCGTTTCGGCCATACGATCAATGCGACCGGACTGGGTTACTGGAATACGATTTCCCAGCCCGAAACCTACAACTACTGGACGCCTACGAATCCGACGAATGATTTTCCGCAACCGGGTTCAGCTTTTAGTAACACTTTCGTTTCGGCCCTCAATTACGTGGACGGCTCGTACGTAAAAGTCAAGAATATTACCCTGGGCTATACCCTGCCCAAGCCCTTGCAGAATACCCTGGGCTTATCCCGGATGCGGTTTTACGGTACGATCTATAATCCACTGATTTTCACGAGAAGCCCTTTGTTGAAAGGATTTGATCCGGAATCGGGCGGCTCGGATTCCTTTCCGCTCTTCAAACAAATCATTATGGGGGTGAACCTCTCCTTTTAA
- a CDS encoding FecR family protein: MEDQVIKNTVHDYFAGRATPLQKKVIEDWLKHADNHEQYYQWLHEWELNHLQGRASWENAFQRTQQMLHQESEPESILQTEDTPTRWWNRISVRLIAAVLVVAFLGVSFPAIRNLIYYQTSETGYGETRKISFEDGSSVTLNANSSLRYPRFGFGEGTRRVELRGEADFQIEHTPQHQPFIVSIPSGLEVNVLGTQFTVFARSRRSQVTLRSGKVALQMKQAPQASPLVMQPGDLVVVNPSGKLSRSHTAHPEQYASWKDHHLTLNRTSLRELASILEETYGFKVEINDPELASRTATGLLPAENPEATLELIAELFAINFTRHDNRIVFKD; the protein is encoded by the coding sequence ATGGAAGACCAGGTCATTAAAAACACGGTGCACGATTACTTCGCGGGTCGGGCTACACCCCTGCAGAAGAAAGTCATTGAAGACTGGCTGAAGCATGCCGACAACCACGAACAGTACTACCAGTGGCTGCACGAATGGGAGTTAAACCACCTTCAGGGCCGAGCCTCGTGGGAGAATGCTTTTCAGCGTACGCAGCAAATGCTTCATCAGGAATCCGAGCCGGAATCTATTCTTCAAACGGAGGATACGCCCACCCGCTGGTGGAACCGGATATCGGTTCGGCTAATTGCGGCCGTGCTGGTCGTTGCCTTTCTGGGTGTCTCTTTTCCGGCCATTCGGAACCTGATTTATTACCAGACGAGTGAAACGGGATACGGTGAAACCCGGAAAATTTCCTTTGAGGACGGTTCAAGCGTTACCCTGAATGCCAACTCTTCGTTACGTTACCCACGATTTGGCTTTGGCGAAGGTACGCGTCGGGTCGAACTGCGGGGCGAAGCTGATTTCCAGATTGAACATACGCCGCAGCATCAACCTTTCATCGTTTCCATTCCCAGTGGTCTGGAAGTGAATGTCTTAGGCACCCAGTTTACCGTTTTTGCCCGCAGTCGTCGCTCGCAGGTTACACTCCGATCCGGAAAAGTGGCCTTACAGATGAAACAGGCTCCGCAGGCTTCTCCGCTCGTGATGCAGCCCGGCGATCTGGTTGTCGTGAATCCGTCGGGAAAACTCAGTCGCTCGCATACTGCCCATCCGGAGCAATACGCTTCCTGGAAAGACCATCACCTCACACTCAACCGAACCTCCCTCCGGGAACTGGCATCCATTCTCGAAGAAACCTATGGGTTCAAAGTGGAAATTAACGATCCGGAACTCGCCAGTCGAACGGCTACGGGCCTCTTACCCGCCGAAAACCCCGAAGCTACCCTGGAGCTTATCGCCGAACTATTCGCCATCAATTTCACCCGTCACGACAACCGGATTGTTTTCAAAGACTAG
- a CDS encoding RNA polymerase sigma-70 factor produces the protein MGLVEKLSISETSLREERLQPEPSKVIDNEHFIRAAFAESTGKGFEALFRLYYQPLFSHALRFVYTREKAEDIVCDVFHDFWKSNTYASMQGTFRSYLYAAVRNRAYTYVRYELKEEKNTTSPESSEHLSEANNPESLIEYDELYQRIDQAILQLPAQCQRVFMLSRFEGKKNKEIATELNLSLKTVEAHMAKALSQLRKAILAIAILLQWFS, from the coding sequence ATGGGATTGGTAGAAAAGCTTTCTATATCAGAAACTTCTTTGCGGGAAGAGCGTCTGCAACCGGAACCGTCCAAAGTGATTGATAACGAACATTTTATTCGAGCCGCTTTTGCCGAGTCTACCGGGAAAGGTTTTGAAGCCCTGTTTCGTCTGTATTATCAGCCTTTGTTCAGCCATGCCTTACGCTTTGTGTATACCAGAGAAAAGGCGGAGGATATTGTATGTGATGTATTTCATGATTTCTGGAAGAGTAATACCTACGCTTCCATGCAGGGTACGTTTCGTTCGTATTTGTACGCGGCGGTGCGAAATCGGGCGTATACCTACGTTCGTTATGAGTTGAAAGAAGAGAAAAATACGACTTCCCCGGAATCTTCCGAACACCTCTCAGAGGCAAACAATCCCGAATCCCTGATTGAGTATGATGAGTTGTACCAACGCATAGATCAGGCTATTTTACAGCTTCCCGCCCAATGTCAGCGGGTCTTCATGTTGAGCCGGTTTGAGGGAAAGAAAAACAAGGAAATCGCTACAGAATTGAACCTGTCCCTGAAAACCGTAGAAGCTCATATGGCGAAAGCCTTGAGTCAGCTTCGGAAAGCTATTCTGGCAATAGCCATCCTGCTACAGTGGTTTAGCTAA